CCGGGTGCTCGAAGACGATGTCCACGTCGTGGCCGCCGGTGAGCTCGCGGATCCGCTTGCCGAGGCGCTTCCACTCCTTGGGGTTCTGCTTGGTGCCGTCCTCGTTCCAGAACTGGTAGCCCTCGGCGCGACGGTCGATGATCAGCTCGGCACCCATGGCGCGGCAGATCTCGGCCTTCTCGGGGGAGGAGACGACGCAGATCGGCTCGGCGCCGGCGGCCAGCGCCATCTGCACGGCGTAGGAGCCCAGGCCACCGGAGGCGCCCCAGATGAGCACGCGGTCACCGAGCTTGAGCGCGGCGCCGTTCTTGGAGATCAGCTGGCGGTAGGCGGTGGAGTTGACCAGCCCGGGGGAGGCGGACTCCTCCCAGGTGAGGTGGTCGGCCTTGGGCATCAGCTGGTTGGCCTTGACGATGGCCAGCTCGGCGAGCCCGCCGAAGTTGGTCTCGAAGCCCCAGATGCGCTGCTGCGGGTCCATCATCGTGTCGTCGTGGCCGTCGGCGTCCTCGAGCTCGACGGACAGGCAGTGCGCGACGACCTCCTGGCCGGGCTTCCACTTGGAGACGTGGCCGCCGGTGCGCAGCACGACGCCGGAGAGGTCGGAGCCGACGATGTGGTACGGCAGGTCGTGGCGCTTGGAGTACTTGTTCAGCTTCCCGTAGCGCTCGAGGAAGGAGAAGGTCGAGACCGGCTCGAAGATCGAGGTCCACACGGTGTTGAAGTTGATCGCGCTGGCCATGACGGCGACGAGCGCCTCGTCGGGGGCGAGCTCGGGGATCTCGACGTCGTCGATGTGCAGCGACTTGCGCGGGTCCTTGTCGCGGCTGGCCAGCCCCTCGAACATGTCGACGTCGGCCTTGTGCACGGTCGCGGCGCGGTAGGTCTGCGGGAGGGGGAGGTTCGCGTAGGTCTCCTCGCTGCGGTCACCGGAGAGGATCGCGTCGCGGATCTGGTCGATTGCCATGTGGGTGGGCTCCTCGGCCTCGTGGGGTCGGTCGGTCTGCTGCCGCCGGGGCGACAGTTGCTGCGTGCAACTTAAGGGGGTCATGGCGCCGTTGGGACGGTGTCATGACTGACTTCACACGGCGGTGGGTGGCGTGGGGCCACACCCCGGGCGAAGGGGGAGTCAGGCCTGGTGGGCGCCCGCACCGATGTGGTCGGGCTCCACGAGCTCGACGAGGACGCCACGGGCGTCCTTGGGGTGGATGAAGTTCACCCGGGAGTTGCTCGTCCCGCGCTTGGGGGTGTCGTAGAGGAGCCGCAGGCCGCGCTCGCGCAGGGTCGCGCAGACGGCGTCGATGTCCTCGACGCGGTAGGCGAGCTGCTGCATGCCCTGGCCGTTGCGGTCGAGGAACTTCGCGATCGTCGACTCGGGGGTCAGCGGCGCGAGCAGCTGGATGCAGGAGCCGGAGTCGCCGACGCGCATCATCGCCTCGCGCACGCCCTGCTCCTCGTTGGTCTCCTCGTGCGCGAGCTCCATGCCCAGGGAGTCACGGTAGAAGGCGATCGCGTCGTCGAGGTCGGGCACGGCGACACCGACGTGGTCGATGGCGGTGAACAGATCAGTCATGGCGCGCAGCCTATTGAGACGCCGGCCCCGGCGGGAGGTGCTGGGCGTGTGAGGCCGCACACCGCCCCGTGCCCTGCCCGCCCTGCGCCCGCGTCGATAGAATCGAGGCAAGACGCGCGGTGTCGCTCCGGTGCCGCGCCACCCCACGAAAGCTGGAGGCATCCACATGTCCGAGCGTCCTGTGTCCGTCATCGTCGCAGGGGCCCGCACCCCGATGGGCCGCATGAGCGGCTCCCTCAAGGGCTTCTCCGGGTCCGACCTCGGCGGCTTCGCCATCAAGGGGGCCCTGGAGAAGGCCGGCATCTCGGGCGAGCAGGTCGACTACGTGATCATGGGCCAGGTGCTCACCGCCGGTGAGGGCCAGATCCCCGCTCGTCAGGCCGCGATCAAGGGCGGGATCCCGAAGAACGTGCCCGCGCTCACCGTCAACAAGGTCTGCCTCTCCGGTATCGACGCGATCGCCCTCGCGGCCCAGCTCGTGCGCGCCGGCGAGTTCGACGTCATCGTCGCCGGCGGCCAGGAGTCGATGACCAACGCGCCGCACCTGCTGCCCAAGAGCCGCGAGGGCATCAAGTACGGCGACACCAAGCTCAAGGACTCGATGGCCTACGACGGCCTGCACGACATCATCACCGACCAGGCGATGGGCTCGCTGACCGAGTCGAAGAACTCCGAGAAGTCCGAGTTCTCCCGCGAGGAGCAGGACGCCTTCGCCGCCGCCAGCCACCAGAAGGCCGCCAAGGCCTGGTCCGAGGGCAAGTTCGCCGACGAGGTCGTCGCCGTGGAGGTCCCGCAGCGCAAGGGCGACCCGGTCGTCTTCGACACCGACGAGGGCGTCCGGGGTGACACCACCGTCGAGTCCCTGGGCAAGCTGCGCCCGGCCTTCGCCAAGGACGGCACCATCACCGCCGGCTCCGCCTCGCAGATCTCCGACGGTGCCGCCGCGGTCGTCGTGATGAGCAAGGCCAAGGCCGAGGAGCTCGGCCTGGACTACCTCGCCGAGATCGGCGCCCACGGCGTCGTCGCCGGGCCGGACTCCACGCTGCAGTCCCAGCCGGCCAACGCGATCGAGGCCGCGCTGAAGAAGGACGGCATCTCGGTGGGCGACCTGGACCTCGTCGAGATCAACGAGGCCTTCGCCGCCGTCGGCCTGTCCTCGACCAAGCAGCTGGGCATCGACCCCGAGAAGGTCAACCCCAACGGTGGCGCCATCGCCATGGGCCACCCGCTGGGCATGTCCGGCGCGCGCATCACCCTCGCGCTGGCCCACGAGCTCAAGCGCCGCGGTGGCGGCACGGGCGCGGCCTCCCTCTGTGGTGGTGGCGGTCAGGGTGACGCCCTGATCGTGCGCGTGCCGCGCGCCTGAGTGTGATCCGCAGCGTCGACGTCCCCGTCCTGGTCGAGCAGACCAGGGCGGGGATGCCGCGTGCCATCGGGCGGCTGATCTCGCTGGTCGACGACCAGCACCCCGCGCTGCGGGAGGTGATGGCCGCCCTGGCCCCCCACACGGGTGGGGCGCACGTCATCGGGCTGACCGGCTCGCCGGGGGTCGGCAAGTCCACGACGACCAATGCGCTCATCGGGGCCTACCGGGCGGCCGGCAAGAGCGTCGCGGTGCTCGCGGTGGACCCGTCCTCGCCCTTCTCCGGCGGTGCCCTCCTCGGTGACCGCATCCGGATGAGCGAGGCGGCGACCGACCCGGGCGTCTACATCCGCTCGCTCGCCTCGCGCGGGCACCTCGGCGGTCTCTCGGTCGCCACGCCCCAGGCGATCCGCGTCCTCGACGCCGCCGGCTTCGACGTCGTCCTCGTCGAGACGGTCGGCGTCGGCCAGTCCGAGGTCGCGGTCGCTGGCTCCGCGGACACGACGCTCGTCCTGCTCGCCCCCGGGATGGGCGACGGGATCCAGGCCGCCAAGGCCGGCATCCTGGAGATCGGCGACGTCTTCGTCGTCAACAAGGCCGACCGCGAGGGCGCCGACTCGACCGTCCGCGACCTGCGGCACATGATCCAGATGGGGGAGGGGACGGCCCCCCGTGGTTGGCGCCGCCGGGTCGTGCGCGCCTCCGCCGTGAACGGCACCGGCGTCGACGACATCGTCGCGGCCGTCGGCGAGCACCTCGAGTGGCTCGCCGCCAGCGGTGAGTTGCGCCGGCGCCGCACCGCCCGTGCCGGAGACGAGATCTCCGCGCTCGCCGTCGCCGAGCTGCGCTCGCGGATGGGTGACCTCGGGGCCGGCGGGACGCTCGACCGGCTCGCCGACGGTGTCGTCGACGGCAGGACGGACCCCTTCGCCGCCGCGGACGTCCTGCTCGAGTCCGTCACCGGGTGAGCCACCGCCGACACCTCGTGTGAGCACCGGTGAGCCCCGGCGCGGCCGGGCAACGCTCAGACGCCCCGGCCCCGGAGGGTGAGCTGGAGACGCTCGAGCAGCTCGCTGCGTGACTGCGCCCCGCTGCGCCGCCGGATACGGGCCATGTGGTGCTCGACCGTGCGCGGCGAGAGGAAGAGCGCCGCGCCCACCTCGCGGTAGGTCTTGCCGTCGAGCACGAGGCGCACCACCTCCACCTCCCGCTCGGAGAGGAGGACCGAGCCGGGGGCGGGCTCGTGCGCGGACGTCCTGCCGGCGCCCTCGTCCGCTCCGCGCAGGCTCCGGGCGAGCTCGCGAAGGGAGGTGCCCGCCCGTGGGTCATCGCAGCGGGCGGCCGCGTGCGCGGCCAGACGGGCGCCCTCCCAGGCCTGGTTGACCTGCGCCAGCCCCGTGGCAGCCGCGTGGATGTCCGCCGGGTCGAAGTCGCGGGCGAGGACGTGCATCCACGCCCTCCCCGCCACGGCCAGTCGGGCGGCGAAGGGGTGCTCGGCCGCGGCGTGCACGAGCGCGGCCGCGTGGGGTGCGACGTCCGCGGGGCGGTCGGCGAGGATGGCGGCCTGCACGCCCGACCAGTCCAGGGGAGCTCTCCACAGCGGCGGGGAGCCCAGGTCCTCCAGGAGCTGGTGCGCCCGGTCGAGGTCAGCCGTGAGCGCGGTCGAGGCGCGGACGCGCACGGCGGCGATGTTGAGCTCCCCCAGGGCCAGGAGCATGAAGAGGTCGGGCTCCACCCGACCCAGGAGCTGCATCGCCTCTGTCCACGCTCGGAGCGTCCCGGCCTCGTCGGCGGTCCGACGGGCGATACCCGACCTGAGGCCGGCCAGGAGCAGCCGGTTGCGCAGCTGGCTCTCGTGGAGACCGCCGGCGGCGCGGTCGGCGTGGTCCCGGGCCTCGGCCAGATGGCCCAGCCAGAGCGCCGCCCACCCCAGCAGCAGGTCGCGCTGGACGACGTGCGGGCCGATGGAGGGCCGGGTGCGCCCGGCCACCGCCTCGGCGGTCGCGGGGTCGCCTGCGTGGAGCGCCGCCCACCCGGCGACCAGGAAGACCGGGAACGGGCTGAGGGAGCAGCGCTCAGGCGGTAGGAGGTGGGCCGCCTTGACCAGCTCGGCGACGGCGTCGGCGGTCCGTCCCGTCAGGGACTCCCGCAACCCGTGGCGTGCGGTGCTGGAGGCCACCCTGCCCAGCGTCGGCGCGCCGGTGGTCGGTCCGGCAGCGCCGGGCCCGTCGGTCCGCGTGACCGGGTCCGACGCTCCCGGGTCACCCGCCGCCTCGCGCACGGTGGTGACATCGACGTCCGCGATCGTGCCGAGCGTGCCCTGCGCCCACATCACCAGCTCGCGGGCCTGCGAGACCAGCCCACGCTCGACGTGGGCCACGACGGCCGTGGCCACCGCCCGTGGCAGGTCGGGAGCGTGCCCGGACGCCAGTACGAGGTCGCAGATGTGGGCGGCGGCGTCGACGTCGCCGGCGTGGAGGGAGGCCTCGGCCCGACGCGTCGCGAGCTGCGAGGGGGGCGTGCCCGCCTCCTCGGAGCGGGCGTACCACTGCATGGCCTCCTGCGGCGCGAAGGGCAGCCGGGCGTCGCCCAGATCGCGGGTGAGCTCGGCCAGTCGCCGACCGTGCAGGCCATCGGCCACCAGCTCGGCGATGACCTCGGCGTGCGGGGTCGGATCGTCCATCTCCTCGACGACCGCTCGACCGAGCCGCAGGAGCCGGTGGGTCGGGATGCCGCTGCGCACAGTGACCCGCACGAGGGGAAGCAGCTCGCCGTCCGGGCCCAGGAGGGCGTGCCGGTCCAGCTCCTCGACGAGGCGGTCCGGGCGGGAGGCCGCGAGCAAGGTCGGGGCAGTGGGGGCGACCTGCGCGCGGAAACCGATCGCGAGCTCCTCGAGGAGGGAGTGCGCCGCGGAACCCAAGGTCGTCAGCTGCCGGTCGAGGGCGTGCTCCCACAGCGAGGGGGTGAGTATGGCGGAGTCGTCGAGGGGTCCGCGCTGGGCCAGGGAGAAGTGGCGGACGAAGACCGGCTGGCCGCCGGTCGCCCGCACGAGTGACCGCACCAGCGCCCGGTCGGGTGGGGCCCCGTGGCAGTGGTGGAGGTACTCGGCCACCTCGTCCTCGGACCAGGGCCGCAGCCGCAGGATCGAGCAGGAGCCGCGCAGGTCGGTCGGGACCGTTGCCGCCCCGGTCGAGGGCACCAGGACCAGCCTGGCGCCGCTCTCGGCGAGGGATCGCGCCCGCTCGTCCCCGTCGTCGCCCTCGAGGTCCTGACCGTGGAGCACCACCACGTCGAGTGGGTCGTCCCCGTGCCGGGCGCCCTCGGATCCGGCGCCCGGCTCGTCCGTGCCCATGCGTCCGGCCAGCAGACGTGCGGCGTCGGAGCCACCGCACCCGATGCGCCCCAGGACGACGGCATGGGGTGCGGGGTCGTCCACCAGGGTCTCGATCTCCTCGACGACCGACGGAGGGAGCCAGCCGTGGGTCGTGTCGTTGATCATGTGGTCTCGGACTCCGTCGAGCCCGTCGTCGGGGAGGTGCTCGAGGACTGGGTGCTCGTCTCCTCGGCAGCCGGTGCTGTCGTCGAGGTGCTCGGGTCCTCGCTCGCCGGGGGCTCGCTGAGCTCGGAGCCGGTGCTCGTGGGCTGTGGCGCGTCGGTGGTGGTGGGCTCGCGCGTCGGTGCGGGTGCATCGGGCGTGGGCGTGGGCGTGGGGGTGGTCGAGGTGCGATCCGCGGTATCGGGCGCGGCCGCGCCGTCCGGCTCCGCCGCGGTGGACGGGGAGGTCGTGGTGCTCCTGTCCGCAGCGTTGCTCGTGCTCGACGTGGAGCTGCTCGACGTGGAGTTGCTCGACGAGTCGGGCGAGGACGCGTCGCTCTGCGTGGCCTCCTCGTCCTGGCCCTCGCCCTCACCCTTGCCCTCGTCCTTGTCGCCGGAGCGGGCCTGCGTGGGCGAGCTGGTGTCCTCGCCCTCGTCCGCGCTCGAGCGCGCCGAGGACTCTTCCTGGTCTCCCCCGGAGCCCCGGCCGTCACCGGCTCCCTCGAGCGCACCGGTGTCGACGACGTTCTCCGCCTCGTCGGAGCCCCCGCTCCACGGCAGGGCCGGCAGGGTCGCCGCACCGGCCAGGTCGCCCGTGGAGCGGTCGGACCCGGGGCTCTGCGGCACGGTCCCCTCCACCAGGGCGAGCAGGGCGGCCTCCCCGGCGTCGGTGACCGTCATCGCGGCGACCGATGTCGCAGCCACGAGGGCGGCCGCGACGGCGATGACAGATCGCCGGCGACGGCTGGTGCGGCGCAGCGGCGTCGGTGCGGAGGCCGGGGCCAGGACCGCGGTGTCCGCGGCGTTGCGTGTGTCCACGTCCTCGTGCGCATCGTCGGTCGTGGCCGATCGGGCGGCGGCACCTGTCGCGGCGTACCGCTCGAACGCGTCCTCCTCGGTGACGTGCTCGACCGCCTCGCCCGTGGCCGACGACACGACCTCGACGAGCATCGGCAGTGCCGCGAGGGCACCGGTGACGAGGACGCGGGTGGGGCGATCGTCACCGTCGGCGTCGGCCACGTCGGTCAGGAGCTGGCCGACGGCATCGCCGGTCCTCTCGCCGGCCACGAGCTCCAGGTCGGCACGGACCACGCGCACCGACTCGCCCGAGGGCAGCTCCACCTCGGTCGCGGTACGTCGGGCCAGGTCGGTCCGGGCGGACCTGCACGCGGCACGGACCGCGACCGCGTCCTCCTCCCACTGCGCCGACGAGGACCGGTCCCGGACGAAGTCCAGGAGCGCGTCGTCGACATCGTGGGCTCCCCAGTCGCCCTGCCCGAAGCGCTGTACCTGCCACTCCTCGTCACTGCGGATGCACACGTGGGCGCGCAGCCGCGCATCAGCCCCCACCACGAGTACGGGCCCGGCCGACCCCGGAGTGGCTCCGAGGAGTCCGGTCGCCGCGCCGACCGTGACCACCGGTAACCCGGTGAGGGTGGCGACAGCCCCCTCCAGCGCAGACCGGCGGTGGTCACGCCACTCGTCCGGCACGACGAGGACGAGCTGGCTGACCTCGCGCGCCTCCTCCTCGGCCACTGCGGCGGCGCTGTCGGTGACCACACCGGCGACGACGCAGGCGAGGAGGTGCTCGGCCGGCCAGGAAGAGGTGCCCACCCGGACGGGGACGGGGTCGCCCACCCGGTCGAGGAGGCCGTCGATGCCAGCGCCCTGCGCGTTCGACCCGCCCACCGGGACCGGCTCGCCGGCCGCGTCGACAGCGACCGAGATCGGGCTGCGCACGATCCTCGACACCGCTCGCGCGGCACCCTGCGTCGAGCGCCTCAGGTGCACGGCGGACACCTCGCCCGAGCCGACCGTGACAACTACCCAATTCCCAAACACGTGGCCCCCCGAAAGCGCCCATGATCCCGGTTCCTTGCCGCGTCATGACAAGCACTTGCGCTCAGACTAGGACGGCACTTGGCAGTACCAAAGGGTAACTTTTACTCCCCATTGACCCCCCTAATCCCCTAACGGGGCGGGACGGGAAACCCCCTTCGTCCGGTGTCCGCGCAGGGGGCCCGGACCGGGACACCCGGTGCTCCCCGGCTCCCTACGTTTGTGAGCGGCGCCACCAGGCGTCGGGCAAGGAAACACACCAGGGGGAAGGAACCCATCATGGCTGTCTCGACCAGCGACCTGCTCGACTTCATCCTCAACCTGCTCCGCGACCCGCAGGCAGCGGCAGACTTCAACGACGACCCGGAGGGAAGTCTCGCAGAGGCCGGGCTCGGCGACATCTCGTGCGACGACGTCGACGCCGTCATGCCGGTGGTCCTGGACTACGCGCCCGTGACCACGACCACGATCGGCTCCAGCTTCGACCGCAGCTACGACACCGGTGCACACGTGGCCGCGCCGGCGGGTGACTCGTGGACCGACGCGGGGGGCTCCTGGAACGGCGGCGGTTCTGACGGTGGCGGTCACCACTGGGGCGGTCGCGACGACGACGGTCACCACTGGGGCGGTCGCGACGACGACGGCCACCACTGGGGCGGTCGCGACGACGACGGCCACCACTGGGGCGGTCGCGACGACGCGGACGACCACGGCCACGCCGTGCAGCAGCTCCACCACGTGGTGCACAACTACAGCTACA
Above is a window of Janibacter cremeus DNA encoding:
- a CDS encoding acetyl-CoA C-acetyltransferase, coding for MSERPVSVIVAGARTPMGRMSGSLKGFSGSDLGGFAIKGALEKAGISGEQVDYVIMGQVLTAGEGQIPARQAAIKGGIPKNVPALTVNKVCLSGIDAIALAAQLVRAGEFDVIVAGGQESMTNAPHLLPKSREGIKYGDTKLKDSMAYDGLHDIITDQAMGSLTESKNSEKSEFSREEQDAFAAASHQKAAKAWSEGKFADEVVAVEVPQRKGDPVVFDTDEGVRGDTTVESLGKLRPAFAKDGTITAGSASQISDGAAAVVVMSKAKAEELGLDYLAEIGAHGVVAGPDSTLQSQPANAIEAALKKDGISVGDLDLVEINEAFAAVGLSSTKQLGIDPEKVNPNGGAIAMGHPLGMSGARITLALAHELKRRGGGTGAASLCGGGGQGDALIVRVPRA
- the mce gene encoding methylmalonyl-CoA epimerase; its protein translation is MTDLFTAIDHVGVAVPDLDDAIAFYRDSLGMELAHEETNEEQGVREAMMRVGDSGSCIQLLAPLTPESTIAKFLDRNGQGMQQLAYRVEDIDAVCATLRERGLRLLYDTPKRGTSNSRVNFIHPKDARGVLVELVEPDHIGAGAHQA
- the meaB gene encoding methylmalonyl Co-A mutase-associated GTPase MeaB, which produces MIRSVDVPVLVEQTRAGMPRAIGRLISLVDDQHPALREVMAALAPHTGGAHVIGLTGSPGVGKSTTTNALIGAYRAAGKSVAVLAVDPSSPFSGGALLGDRIRMSEAATDPGVYIRSLASRGHLGGLSVATPQAIRVLDAAGFDVVLVETVGVGQSEVAVAGSADTTLVLLAPGMGDGIQAAKAGILEIGDVFVVNKADREGADSTVRDLRHMIQMGEGTAPRGWRRRVVRASAVNGTGVDDIVAAVGEHLEWLAASGELRRRRTARAGDEISALAVAELRSRMGDLGAGGTLDRLADGVVDGRTDPFAAADVLLESVTG
- the ccrA gene encoding crotonyl-CoA carboxylase/reductase is translated as MDQIRDAILSGDRSEETYANLPLPQTYRAATVHKADVDMFEGLASRDKDPRKSLHIDDVEIPELAPDEALVAVMASAINFNTVWTSIFEPVSTFSFLERYGKLNKYSKRHDLPYHIVGSDLSGVVLRTGGHVSKWKPGQEVVAHCLSVELEDADGHDDTMMDPQQRIWGFETNFGGLAELAIVKANQLMPKADHLTWEESASPGLVNSTAYRQLISKNGAALKLGDRVLIWGASGGLGSYAVQMALAAGAEPICVVSSPEKAEICRAMGAELIIDRRAEGYQFWNEDGTKQNPKEWKRLGKRIRELTGGHDVDIVFEHPGRETFGASVYVARKGGKIVTCASTSGYMHEYDNRYLWMNLKSIISSHFANYRESWEANELISRGLIHPTLSRTYALDEVGQATLDVHHNKHQGKVGVLTLAPEAGLGVSNPDKRAQFEKQINRFQDA
- a CDS encoding helix-turn-helix domain-containing protein — protein: MINDTTHGWLPPSVVEEIETLVDDPAPHAVVLGRIGCGGSDAARLLAGRMGTDEPGAGSEGARHGDDPLDVVVLHGQDLEGDDGDERARSLAESGARLVLVPSTGAATVPTDLRGSCSILRLRPWSEDEVAEYLHHCHGAPPDRALVRSLVRATGGQPVFVRHFSLAQRGPLDDSAILTPSLWEHALDRQLTTLGSAAHSLLEELAIGFRAQVAPTAPTLLAASRPDRLVEELDRHALLGPDGELLPLVRVTVRSGIPTHRLLRLGRAVVEEMDDPTPHAEVIAELVADGLHGRRLAELTRDLGDARLPFAPQEAMQWYARSEEAGTPPSQLATRRAEASLHAGDVDAAAHICDLVLASGHAPDLPRAVATAVVAHVERGLVSQARELVMWAQGTLGTIADVDVTTVREAAGDPGASDPVTRTDGPGAAGPTTGAPTLGRVASSTARHGLRESLTGRTADAVAELVKAAHLLPPERCSLSPFPVFLVAGWAALHAGDPATAEAVAGRTRPSIGPHVVQRDLLLGWAALWLGHLAEARDHADRAAGGLHESQLRNRLLLAGLRSGIARRTADEAGTLRAWTEAMQLLGRVEPDLFMLLALGELNIAAVRVRASTALTADLDRAHQLLEDLGSPPLWRAPLDWSGVQAAILADRPADVAPHAAALVHAAAEHPFAARLAVAGRAWMHVLARDFDPADIHAAATGLAQVNQAWEGARLAAHAAARCDDPRAGTSLRELARSLRGADEGAGRTSAHEPAPGSVLLSEREVEVVRLVLDGKTYREVGAALFLSPRTVEHHMARIRRRSGAQSRSELLERLQLTLRGRGV